The following are from one region of the Platichthys flesus chromosome 2, fPlaFle2.1, whole genome shotgun sequence genome:
- the LOC133969762 gene encoding nuclear factor of activated T-cells, cytoplasmic 2 → MSLGPTESLGRDISQEELDFNDLFLYNPPGEDFPVGCDKDDPVVLFQNDKQPPLLLVDHHAAYISSSIHPASGHNSSSRSPTREDLSGAVFDSLGLVSRPENIPAPSPRIEITPSGDSLSSQTLQPSPGSKVLAAYRECVSPASSNSSTGWAAETYSPAASPCVSPSNRSGCSVGFTALDLCPGLQGIHTSSAHSSPGASPRNSVTDEPFLLPQHQRAAAPLLQQRSHSPHGKRAYVQAHSFQGGTPVKQRSRSPSPIPSPLEQQGSHYLHQAQAEFQTQVQGIGEEWSSSLSRPVPSVLLHGAHGQAQRQDCVYGEVYDWAIEQERIDRCGAGVKPDIVYMVPTVWSSSHQVQHGNFSGLSVAPLPQLDRQLPSQSGQYELLIRQQPKSHHRAHYETEGSRGAVKTPKGGHPEIQLCGYDGSAPLGLQVFIGTADERLLKPHAFYQVHRVTGKTVTTPSMERMINGTKVLEIPLEPKNQMRVVIDCVGILKLRNADIELRNGETDIGRKNTRVRLVFQVHVPQSGGRLVSLQVASEPIECSQRAQELPTVERQGLDRCSVLGGQQMVLTGQNFTPDSKVIFSEKTQEGQQIWEMEATVDKDKTQANMLFVEVPPYRDRTVCHPAKVNFYVVNGKKNASQPQHFIYTPVIAVKAEPLDEYRLNSCGYSVPGLSMKPLYHHLEQDSHLQALNVSPTLYHLTNMDPRDCVLTPDPLDDQSAYYQSRAGTLINSPMLYHTVNQHYSSCDTTLLNDSPMASYSASTRSQCVGARTPAGKLFEGPQVSDSCLVSRQQTVLPLGKSPPSRFTQSQVHGRAVCRVEPGGSNHEKWAPEKVTVKQENLSYAYLEDVNDIIRRDLKGHNGE, encoded by the exons ATGAGTTTGGGTCCCACCGAGAGTCTGGGTCGCGACATTAgtcaggaggagctggacttcAATGACCTGTTCCTGTATAATCCACCTGGAGAGGATTTCCCTGTCGGCTGTGACAAAG ATGATCCAGTTGTCCTCTTTCAGAATGACaagcagcctcctctgctgtTGGTCGACCATCACGCTGCGTACATCTCCAGCTCCATCCATCCGGCCTCCGGCCACAACTCCTCCTCTCGAAGCCCCACCAGGGAGGACCTGTCAGGGGCTGTGTTCGACTCTTTGGGCCTGGTATCCAGACCAGAGAACATACCCGCTCCCAGCCCCAGGATTGAGATCACTCCCTCAGGCGACTCCCTCAGCTCGCAGACCCTGCAGCCTAGCCCTGGCTCCAAAGTCCTGGCAGCCTACAGGGAGTGTGTGAGCCCTGCCAGCAGCAACTCCTCCACAGGATGGGCAGCAGAGACCTACTCTCCTGCAGCATCACCATGTGTCTCTCCTTCCAATAGAAGTGGCTGTAGCGTGGGGTTTACCGCCTTAGACCTCTGCCCGGGCCTCCAGGGCATCCACACCTCTTCTGCCCACTCCTCTCCAGGAGCCTCGCCTCGAAACAGCGTCACAGATGAGCCCTTTCTCCTGCCACAGCACCAACGTGCTGCTGCACCACTTCTCCAGCAGCGCTCCCATTCGCCACATGGGAAGCGAGCCTATGTGCAGGCCCACTCCTTTCAGGGTGGCACTCCTGTCAAACAGCGCTCCAGGAGCCCGAGCCCCATCCCCTCTCCGCTTGAGCAGCAGGGGTCCCACTATCTTCACCAGGCCCAGGCAGAGTTTCAGACCCAGGTTCAGGGTATCGGGGAGGAATGGAGCTCCAGTCTGTCCAGACCAGTGCCCTCTGTCCTGCTGCATGGTGCACATGGGCAGGCCCAGAGGCAGGACTGTGTGTATGGAGAGGTTTATGACTGGGCCATTGAGCAGGAGAGGATTGATAGGTGTGGAGCCGGGGTGAAGCCTGACATAGTCTACATGGTCCCAACTGTGTGGTCTTCCTCTCATCAAGTCCAACATGGAAATTTCAg tggtCTCTCTGTGGCCCCACTTCCTCAACTAGACAGACAATTACCCAGTCAGTCTGGTCAGTATGAACTGCTGATCCGACAGCAGCCCAAGTCTCACCACAGAGCTCACTACGAGACTGAGGGAAGCCGCGGCGCCGTAAAAACACCCAAAGGAGGGCACCCAGAAATTCAG CTCTGTGGGTATGACGGCTCGGCTCCACTGGGGCTGCAGGTCTTCATAGGCACGGCCGACGAGAGGCTCCTGAAACCTCACGCCTTCTACCAGGTGCACCGCGTCACGGGCAAAACCGTCACCACGCCCAGTATGGAGAGGATGATCAACGGGACCAAAGTGCTGGAGATCCCTCTGGAGCCAAAGAACCAAATGAGAGTGGT GATCGACTGTGTCGGGATCCTGAAGCTGAGAAATGCCGACATTGAACTGAGGAACGGTGAGACGGACATCGGACGCAAGAACACACGTGTGCGTTTGGTGTTTCAGGTCCACGTCCCCCAGTCCGGAGGCCGGCTCGTGTCTCTTCAAGTTGCCTCTGAGCCCATTGAATGCT cCCAGCGAGCTCAGGAGCTCCCCACAGTCGAGAGGCAGGGCCTGGACCGGTGCTCGGTGCTCGGGGGTCAACAGATGGTCCTCACTGGACAAAATTTCACCCCTGACTCCAAGGTGATATTCTCTGAGAAGACacaag AGGGGCAGCAAATCTGGGAGATGGAGGCTACGgttgacaaagacaaaacacaagct AACATGCTGTTCGTTGAGGTCCCGCCGTATCGAGACCGAACTGTTTGCCACCCGGCCAAAGTCAACTTTTATGTCGTCAACGGGAAGAAGAACGCCAGTCAGCCTCAGCACTTCATCTACACTCCTGTCATAG CCGTTAAAGCAGAGCCACTAGACGAGTATCGGTTGAATTCATGTGGCTACTCAGTCCCTGGCCTGTCGATGAAGCCACTCTACCATCACCTGGAGCAGGACAGCCACCTTCAAGCCTTGAATGTTTCTCCAACACTGTACCATCTGACCAACATGGACCCCAGAGACTGCGTGTTAACACCTGATCCACTGGATGACCAATCAGCCTATTACCAGTCCAGAGCCGGCACTCTGATCAACAGTCCCATGCTGTACCACACTGTCAACCAACACTACAGCAGCTGTGATACGACCCTTCTGAATGATTCCCCGATGGCATCCTACTCTGCCTCCACCCGCAGCCAGTGCGTCGGTGCCAGGACCCCTGCGGGCAAACTGTTCGAAGGTCCTCAGGTCAGTGACTCCTGTTTGGTGTCAAGACAGCAGACGGTGCTGCCACTCGGGAAGTCACCGCCTTCAAGATTTACCCAGAGTCAAGTTCATGGGAGGGCTGTGTGCAGGGTGGAGCCAGGTGGAAGTAACCATGAGAAGTGGGCTCCCGAGAAGGTCACAGTTAAACAGGAGAACCTCAGCTATGCCTACCTGGAGGATG TGAATGACATCATCAGAAGGGACCTGAAAGGCCACAATGGAGAGTGA
- the manbal gene encoding protein MANBAL → MSGDLDLSPPEVPEPTFLESVLRYGLLLGAIFQFICILAIFLPISKGHEQDEPESTDSKAAEQIKKTKGGAPQIRQKPKKESKKKR, encoded by the exons ATGTCTGGAGACCTGGACCTGTCCCCTCCAGAAGTCCCTGAGCCCACCTTCCTCGAGAGTGTGCTGCGCTACGGCCTGTTACTGGGCGCCATCTTCCAGTTTATCTGCATCCTGGCTATTTTCCTCCCCATATCCAAGGGGCATGAACAG GATGAGCCCGAGTCCACGGACAGTAAAGCTGCTGAGCAGATAAAGAAAACTAAAGGAGGAGCTCCTCAGATTCGACAGAAGCCAAAGAAAGAGAGCAAGAAGAAGCGATag
- the LOC133969772 gene encoding 1,25-dihydroxyvitamin D(3) 24-hydroxylase, mitochondrial, which yields MRTQIKKVPQIVELLRKKSVGLQHFKPTSSVCVLEQKDVVEAAQCPHAASRAQSLDAIPGPTNWPLVGSLVELLRKGGLTRQHEALIDYHKKFGKMFRMKLGSFESVHIGAPCLLEALYRKEGNYPQRLEIKPWKAYRDLRNEAYGLLILEGKDWQRVRSAFQQKLMKPTEVVKLDRKINQVLEDFVSRIGRVNVDGKIEDLYFELNKWSFETICLVLYDKRFGLLQEEVNEEAMNFITAVKTMMSTFGMMMVTPVEIHKCLNTKTWQDHTAAWDRIFSTAKVYIDKKLKRNAEERADDDLIGDILQNSNLSKKELYAAITELQIGGVETTANGMLWAIFNLSRNPGAQRRLREEIKEVVPADQNPCGEHIKSMPYLKACLKESMRLSPSVPFTSRTLDKDTVLGDYAIPKGTVLMINSHALGSNEEYFEDGKQFKPERWLRETSTINPFAHVPFGIGKRMCIGRRLAELQLQLAMCWLVRDYDIVATDNEPLDVIHSGLLVPSRELPVAFIKR from the exons ATGAGGACGCAGATCAAGAAGGTCCCTCAGATAGTGGAGCTGCTGAGGAAGAAGTCCGTGGGGCTGCAGCACTTCAAGCCCACATCCTCAGTGTGCGTCCTGGAGCAGAAGGATGTGGTGGAGGCGGCGCAGTGCCCTCACGCCGCCTCCAGAGCGCAGAGCCTGGACGCGATCCCAGGACCCACCAACTGGCCCCTGGTCGGCAgcctggtggagctgctgcgtAAAGGAGGTCTGACGAGACAACACGAGGCGCTG atTGATTATCATAAGAAATTCGGAAAGATGTTCCGGATGAAGCTGGGCTCCTTTGAGTCAGTGCACATTGGCGCACCTTGCCTGCTGGAGGCTCTCTACAGGAAGGAGGGAAATTACCCTCAGAGGCTGGAGATCAAACCCTGGAAAGCATACAGGGACCTGAGGAACGAGGCGTACGGACTCCTCATCCT GGAGGGGAAAGACTGGCAGAGGGTGAGGAGCGCCTTCCAGCAGAAGCTCATGAAACCCACCGAGGTGGTGAAGCTGGATCGCAAAATCAACCAG GTGCTGGAGGATTTCGTCAGCAGAATTGGAAGAGTAAACGTCGATGGGAAGATTGAAGACTTATACTTCGAACTGAATAAATGGTCGTTTGAGA CCATTTGTCTGGTCCTCTACGACAAGAGGTTCggtctgctgcaggaggaggtcaACGAGGAGGCCATGAACTTCATCACAGCTGTGAAAACC ATGATGAGCACATTTGGCATGATGATGGTGACACCGGTTGAGATCCACAAGTGCCTCAACACCAAAACATGGCAGGACCACACCGCAGCGTGGGATCGCATTTTCAGCACAG ccAAAGTCTACATCGACAAGAAGCTGAAGAGAAACGCTGAGGAGAGAGCTGATGACGATTTGATCGGTGACATCCTGCAAAACAGCAACCTCTCAAAGAAGGAGCTCTACGCTGccatcacagagctgcagatcGGAGGAGTAGAGACA ACTGCCAACGGTATGCTGTGGGCTATTTTCAACCTGTCACGTAACCCTGGCGCCCAGAGGAGGCTGCGGGAGGAGATTAAAGAAGTGGTGCCTGCTGACCAGAACCCGTGCGGAGAGCACATCAAGAGCATGCCCTACCTCAAGGCTTGCCTCAAGGAGTCTATGAG GTTATCGCCATCAGTTCCGTTCACCAGCAGAACTCTGGACAAAGACACTGTGTTGGGAGATTATGCCATTCCCAAAGGG ACTGTTTTGATGATAAACAGCCACGCACTGGGCTCCAATGAGGAGTACTTCGAGGATGGGAAGCAGTTCAAACCCGAGCGATGGCTGCGAGAGACCAGCACCATCAACCCCTTCGCCCACGTTCCCTTCGGCATCGGCAAGAGGATGTGCATCGGCCGGCGGctggcagagctgcagctgcagctggccATGTGCTGG TTGGTCAGAGACTATGACATCGTGGCCACAGACAATGAGCCGCTCGATGTGATCCATTCAGGACTACTGGTTCCCAGTAGAGAACTGCCAGTCGCCTTCATCAAGAGATGA